The window AAAAAACCCGGGTTCTCTTTCAAATTTCAGGTTACAATGCGGACAATGAATGTTTGTTTTTTGTAACCGAATCGCATAAGCACTTCCTGTAAAAATATCGCCTTTACGGCAACGTGGACATTTACACTGAATAAAAGCTTGAAATTTAGATAGGGCTGCCATATTTTTTATTTAATGATGCAAATTTATTGTTTAATCACTTCTTAAAATATGATCTGAATCATAAAACGAATTATTATTTAGCTTCTGCGCTTAGTTGGCTGTGTTTAAAGCGAAGAAGGTTTTTTGCAAAATAATGGTTATCGTATTGATGATGACTGGGGTTTATAACTGCCAGTATGTTTAAGCAAGTATAATTAAAAACAGCTTTAAATTATAAAAGTTCGCTAAATAGCAAATCAGCACTTGATTATTTTGCCTTTATCTAAATGAATAGAGCCCTTTTCAGCTAAAAGCTTCACTCCTCTTATAACGGTTTCTACCCTTAAGCCTGTCATATCGGCCAAATTTTGACGGGTAACATTCAGTTTCTCCCCAGCATTGATATCCAGAAATAGATAATTAATTATCGTTTCGAGGCGATGTTCTGCTTTTTCATTGGCAAGTTCTTCTAACATCATTGATTTATAAAAGAGACGTTTACTTAAGCCAGTAATTAGATCCATACAAAATGCGGGATCTTCTGTTAAAAGTTTTAGAAACCCTTGTTTACTAACAGCAATAATTTTAGCATTTTTATTAACGATGGTATAAGCAAGGTATTTCTTATCTAACAATAAAGCAGGTTCGCCAAAATACTGACCAGCTTTGAAAACGCCTTGAATAAATTCTTTGCCATCTTCGCTTACCGTAATCATTCTAACTTCTCCAGCTTTAATAAAATAAACAAATTTTGGATGCATACCAGGCTCGTATATTATAGCATCTTTTGCGAAATTCTTTACAGGATAACCATTATCTATAAGCTTTTGAATATACATTCTACTTTTATAAAGTTGCTATTAACCTAAAGTTTCTTTCATCAAACGCGTATAAAATTCTTTTAAGGTTAGGCCCATAGCCGCAACTTGCTGTGGTATAAATGAAGTAGCAGTTTGACCAGGAATGGTATTAATTTCAATAAAATAGAAGTTTCCAGTCTCTTCTTCCAAAAAGTAATCAATTCTAACAACACCTCTGCAATTCAGTTTCTGATAAACCTCCGTTACAATTTCATTAACTCGACTAAACTCTTCATCATTCATTCTTCCTGGTGTAATTTCTTCTGTTGCTCCAGGAGTGTATTTTGCTTCGAAATCAAAGAATTCGTTTGCCGGAATAACTTCAGTTGTTGGCAAAACAATCACTTTCCCTTCATCACCAAAA is drawn from Pedobacter mucosus and contains these coding sequences:
- a CDS encoding Crp/Fnr family transcriptional regulator, which translates into the protein MYIQKLIDNGYPVKNFAKDAIIYEPGMHPKFVYFIKAGEVRMITVSEDGKEFIQGVFKAGQYFGEPALLLDKKYLAYTIVNKNAKIIAVSKQGFLKLLTEDPAFCMDLITGLSKRLFYKSMMLEELANEKAEHRLETIINYLFLDINAGEKLNVTRQNLADMTGLRVETVIRGVKLLAEKGSIHLDKGKIIKC